One window of Pseudomonadota bacterium genomic DNA carries:
- a CDS encoding APC family permease, whose protein sequence is MEPDISEPQPTLFEKIKRKLIGEPRDVNEPSIFHKLSLVPILAWIGLGADGLSSSSYGPEEAFRALGTHTYLAPVIGVATALTVFIIAYAYSRIIEHFPHGGGGYIVATHTINKNVGVVSGCALLVDYMLTITVSLVSCGDALFSFLPLTFQKYKIFFVSFLIFALVILNLRGVKESVTLLAPIFAIFIITHILLIGYGIITHVPQINSLLGELKTTSSSDLSTIGFIGILAIFLRAFSLGGGTYTGLEAVSNGMQILREPKVQTGKRTMAYMSTSLAITAGGLFFCYYLFRINPVEGRTLNTILADGVFGNWPFGYYIALITILSEGVLLIVAAQAGFIDGPRVMANMAIDSWFPRRFAALSERLSMQNGVLVMGIAAIIL, encoded by the coding sequence ATGGAACCGGACATCTCAGAACCGCAACCGACACTGTTTGAGAAAATCAAGCGAAAACTCATAGGCGAACCCCGTGATGTCAATGAGCCGTCAATTTTTCATAAGCTGTCTCTCGTCCCCATCCTTGCCTGGATAGGTCTCGGGGCAGACGGTCTTTCATCATCGTCATACGGCCCCGAAGAAGCCTTCAGGGCTCTTGGCACTCATACTTATCTTGCTCCTGTTATAGGTGTCGCCACAGCTTTAACCGTCTTTATTATTGCATATGCCTATTCTCGAATCATCGAGCATTTCCCTCATGGCGGCGGCGGATATATTGTGGCAACCCATACGATTAATAAAAATGTCGGCGTTGTTTCAGGATGCGCACTGCTTGTAGATTATATGTTGACGATTACGGTATCTCTTGTTTCCTGTGGTGATGCCCTTTTCAGTTTTTTGCCCTTAACATTTCAAAAATACAAGATATTTTTCGTTTCGTTTCTCATTTTCGCCCTGGTTATTCTCAATCTTCGCGGAGTAAAAGAATCGGTGACTCTGCTCGCACCAATTTTCGCGATCTTCATCATTACGCATATTTTATTGATAGGTTATGGCATCATAACCCATGTTCCCCAAATCAATTCTTTACTTGGCGAATTAAAAACAACATCCAGTTCGGATCTATCGACAATTGGTTTTATCGGTATACTTGCAATTTTCTTGAGGGCATTCTCTCTCGGCGGTGGTACATATACCGGCCTAGAGGCTGTATCGAACGGCATGCAAATCCTGCGGGAGCCAAAGGTGCAAACCGGTAAACGCACTATGGCATATATGTCCACATCTCTTGCAATAACAGCAGGAGGACTATTTTTCTGCTATTACCTGTTCAGGATAAACCCCGTTGAAGGCCGCACATTAAATACAATCCTCGCAGATGGGGTTTTTGGGAACTGGCCTTTCGGCTATTATATTGCACTGATTACAATTTTATCAGAAGGAGTTCTTCTTATAGTTGCCGCCCAGGCAGGTTTTATCGATGGCCCCCGCGTTATGGCAAATATGGCTATAGATTCATGGTTTCCCCGAAGGTTTGCTGCCCTCTCGGAAAGACTTTCAATGCAGAATGGCGTCCTCGTTATGGGCATAGCAGCTATTATTCT
- a CDS encoding transcriptional coactivator p15/PC4 family protein, producing MQIGELEKGKDKIIISLKEFKGKQYIDIRTYFENQEGEWIPTKKGISLTPENLDDVIKFLKEAKQKVSDK from the coding sequence ATGCAGATAGGTGAATTAGAGAAGGGCAAAGATAAAATCATTATCTCATTGAAGGAGTTTAAAGGAAAACAGTATATTGATATCAGAACCTACTTTGAAAATCAGGAAGGAGAATGGATACCGACAAAAAAAGGTATCTCACTTACACCGGAAAACCTTGATGATGTGATAAAGTTTCTGAAAGAAGCAAAACAGAAGGTTTCTGATAAATAA